One Cuculus canorus isolate bCucCan1 chromosome 1, bCucCan1.pri, whole genome shotgun sequence DNA segment encodes these proteins:
- the CHODL gene encoding chondrolectin isoform X1 → MGCGGAVGLAVLAAAAMCGAGALAGRVLSGQKVCYGDFKRSCYKLAYFQDLSRRVGFQEARQACEIDGGALLSLESEAEQQLIENMLQNLTKSGSGISDGDFWIGLWRSDDGLATSSTCPDLYQWTDGSISPFRNWYTDEPSCGSEACVVMYHQPTANPGLGGPYLYQWNDDRCNMKHNFICKYGPDNVLEKELGDRTKPDYDISPTVSAGNPYDTSKPEDQYHIIATETGIIPNLIYVVIPTIPLLLLILVAFGTCCFQMLHKSKGRTKTSPNQSTLWISKTPRKDSSMEV, encoded by the exons ATGGGGTGCGGAGGCGCGGTGGGGCTGGCGGTGCTGGCGGCCGCCGCGATGTGCGGGGCAGGGGCGCTCGCCGGGCGCGTCCTCAGCG gtCAAAAAGTGTGCTATGGTGACTTCAAGCGTTCTTGCTACAAGTTAGCTTATTTCCAGGACTTATCTAGACGTGTGGGCTTTCAGGAAGCCCGCCAAGCTTGTGAAATTGATGGTGGGGCTTTACTGAGCCTAGAAAGTGAAGCTGAGCAGCAACTGATAGAAAACATGTTGCAAAACCTCACTAAATCAGGCTCTGGAATTTCTGATGGTGATTTCTGGATTGGATTGTGGAGAAGTGATGATGGACTAGCCACCTCGAGTACTTGCCCTGACCTCTACCAATGGACCGATGGAAGTATTTCACCATTCAG AAATTGGTATACTGATGAGCCTTCCTGCGGAAGTGAAGCCTGTGTTGTGATGTATCATCAGCCAACTGCAAACCCTGGTCTGGGAGGGCCATACCTCTATCAATGGAATGATGATAGATGTAACATGAAGCACAATTTTATCTGCAAGTATGGTCCAG ATAATGTCTTAGAAAAAGAACTAGGAGACAGAACGAAGCCAGATTACG ATATTTCTCCAACAGTGTCAGCAGGAAATCCTTATGACACAAGCAAACCAGAAGATCAGTATCATATAATTGCTACAGAAACAG GTATAATTCCAAATCTAATTTATGTTGTCATACCCACTATACCACTACTGCTGTTGATACTGGTGGCTTTTGGGACTTGCTGTTTCCAGATGCTTCATAAAAG taaaggaagaacaaaaaccAGTCCAAACCAGTCCACACTATGGATTTCAAAGACGCCTAGGAAGGACAGTAGCATGGAGGTATAA
- the CHODL gene encoding chondrolectin isoform X2, translating to MGCGGAVGLAVLAAAAMCGAGALAGRVLSGQKVCYGDFKRSCYKLAYFQDLSRRVGFQEARQACEIDGGALLSLESEAEQQLIENMLQNLTKSGSGISDGDFWIGLWRSDDGLATSSTCPDLYQWTDGSISPFRNWYTDEPSCGSEACVVMYHQPTANPGLGGPYLYQWNDDRCNMKHNFICKYGPDNVLEKELGDRTKPDYDISPTVSAGNPYDTSKPEDQYHIIATETGIIPNLIYVVIPTIPLLLLILVAFGTCCFQMLHKREARRNCFKDPSPLSSECLAESLNSNL from the exons ATGGGGTGCGGAGGCGCGGTGGGGCTGGCGGTGCTGGCGGCCGCCGCGATGTGCGGGGCAGGGGCGCTCGCCGGGCGCGTCCTCAGCG gtCAAAAAGTGTGCTATGGTGACTTCAAGCGTTCTTGCTACAAGTTAGCTTATTTCCAGGACTTATCTAGACGTGTGGGCTTTCAGGAAGCCCGCCAAGCTTGTGAAATTGATGGTGGGGCTTTACTGAGCCTAGAAAGTGAAGCTGAGCAGCAACTGATAGAAAACATGTTGCAAAACCTCACTAAATCAGGCTCTGGAATTTCTGATGGTGATTTCTGGATTGGATTGTGGAGAAGTGATGATGGACTAGCCACCTCGAGTACTTGCCCTGACCTCTACCAATGGACCGATGGAAGTATTTCACCATTCAG AAATTGGTATACTGATGAGCCTTCCTGCGGAAGTGAAGCCTGTGTTGTGATGTATCATCAGCCAACTGCAAACCCTGGTCTGGGAGGGCCATACCTCTATCAATGGAATGATGATAGATGTAACATGAAGCACAATTTTATCTGCAAGTATGGTCCAG ATAATGTCTTAGAAAAAGAACTAGGAGACAGAACGAAGCCAGATTACG ATATTTCTCCAACAGTGTCAGCAGGAAATCCTTATGACACAAGCAAACCAGAAGATCAGTATCATATAATTGCTACAGAAACAG GTATAATTCCAAATCTAATTTATGTTGTCATACCCACTATACCACTACTGCTGTTGATACTGGTGGCTTTTGGGACTTGCTGTTTCCAGATGCTTCATAAAAG GGAAGCAAGGAGAAACTGCTTCAAAGACCCATCTCCATTATCATCTGAATGCCTTGCAGAAAGTTTAAATTCCAACTTG taa
- the CHODL gene encoding chondrolectin isoform X3: protein MGCGGAVGLAVLAAAAMCGAGALAGRVLSGQKVCYGDFKRSCYKLAYFQDLSRRVGFQEARQACEIDGGALLSLESEAEQQLIENMLQNLTKSGSGISDGDFWIGLWRSDDGLATSSTCPDLYQWTDGSISPFRNWYTDEPSCGSEACVVMYHQPTANPGLGGPYLYQWNDDRCNMKHNFICKYGPDNVLEKELGDRTKPDYDISPTVSAGNPYDTSKPEDQYHIIATETGIIPNLIYVVIPTIPLLLLILVAFGTCCFQMLHKRLPQHGDLSSESHNPWPARTCLA, encoded by the exons ATGGGGTGCGGAGGCGCGGTGGGGCTGGCGGTGCTGGCGGCCGCCGCGATGTGCGGGGCAGGGGCGCTCGCCGGGCGCGTCCTCAGCG gtCAAAAAGTGTGCTATGGTGACTTCAAGCGTTCTTGCTACAAGTTAGCTTATTTCCAGGACTTATCTAGACGTGTGGGCTTTCAGGAAGCCCGCCAAGCTTGTGAAATTGATGGTGGGGCTTTACTGAGCCTAGAAAGTGAAGCTGAGCAGCAACTGATAGAAAACATGTTGCAAAACCTCACTAAATCAGGCTCTGGAATTTCTGATGGTGATTTCTGGATTGGATTGTGGAGAAGTGATGATGGACTAGCCACCTCGAGTACTTGCCCTGACCTCTACCAATGGACCGATGGAAGTATTTCACCATTCAG AAATTGGTATACTGATGAGCCTTCCTGCGGAAGTGAAGCCTGTGTTGTGATGTATCATCAGCCAACTGCAAACCCTGGTCTGGGAGGGCCATACCTCTATCAATGGAATGATGATAGATGTAACATGAAGCACAATTTTATCTGCAAGTATGGTCCAG ATAATGTCTTAGAAAAAGAACTAGGAGACAGAACGAAGCCAGATTACG ATATTTCTCCAACAGTGTCAGCAGGAAATCCTTATGACACAAGCAAACCAGAAGATCAGTATCATATAATTGCTACAGAAACAG GTATAATTCCAAATCTAATTTATGTTGTCATACCCACTATACCACTACTGCTGTTGATACTGGTGGCTTTTGGGACTTGCTGTTTCCAGATGCTTCATAAAAG GCTTCCACAACATGGTGACCTTTCCTCTGAAAGCCACAATCCATGGCCAGCCAGGACGTGCCTAGCTTGA